TTGGCAGAAGCTCCGCCAACGCGGGGCATTCGCACTGGCGCTCGAACCCGCCAAAATCGGGTGGAGCGTTTCGCATCCGATCTGGCCTCAAGTTAGGTCGGCGAACCCTCGCGTCGGCATGAGCGCCTCCTCAAGCTTTCGCGCTACAGTATCGAGCGGAGTTCCTTCTCGAAGTTCACGCGCGGTCATCCCGGTATACCGGCGAAGATGATTAGTAAGCAGCGAGGGCGAGGAGAATCCGAGCAAAGTCGCAATACTCTGAACCGAGCGGCCGTGCTCTTCCAGGTAGTACGCGATGACAAGGGTGCGCGCCCACCCGATGATCCACTGCGGGGATGCCAAGCCGTGCGTGGCGCAATACTTCCTAAGGGACCGTTCGTGCATATGCTTCGCGGCCGCCAGTCGCGGCAGCGAGATGGGGCTGTGTGCCATGCCGACCGCCGGCCTCAGGACCGTGGCCACGAGGTCATCCACGGTGAGCTCCGAAAGGCGCCAGATTCTTGATACGAGGGATTCAATATGCCCTCGGGAGAGGATCGAACGAACGAAGTCCGACTGCCGAATCGCTTCAGCCGGGATCATGTCCAGTATTCCAGCGGACCCTAGGCGCGCGACCGCACTCAGGTCAGAATCTGCATCGTGGAAAATGCCCGTAACTGACACGAACGGGTAATGACTTCGAAGCTCAAGCAGTTCAAGTAGCTCGGCAGAAGCTCGCATACTAGGCACTTGGATGATCAAGGCGACGGCACGGTGCTGTTGGAGCAGAACCTCGCATTCCGAACGCACTGCGGTGTAATGAATCGGAATCGATCCGCGGAGCGACTCTTGAAGTCCACTCTGCACGAGGGCCGTCAAGCGGAAGGCCACGATGGTGTCAGGCATCGCGGGGCCAACCGCGGAGCGAATTGGACACCGAGTCGAGGCACTGCCAATGAGCGGCGGAGCTATTTTGAG
This genomic stretch from Gemmatimonadaceae bacterium harbors:
- a CDS encoding helix-turn-helix domain-containing protein, coding for MPDTIVAFRLTALVQSGLQESLRGSIPIHYTAVRSECEVLLQQHRAVALIIQVPSMRASAELLELLELRSHYPFVSVTGIFHDADSDLSAVARLGSAGILDMIPAEAIRQSDFVRSILSRGHIESLVSRIWRLSELTVDDLVATVLRPAVGMAHSPISLPRLAAAKHMHERSLRKYCATHGLASPQWIIGWARTLVIAYYLEEHGRSVQSIATLLGFSSPSLLTNHLRRYTGMTARELREGTPLDTVARKLEEALMPTRGFADLT